The Caulobacter sp. FWC26 genome contains a region encoding:
- the argH gene encoding argininosuccinate lyase: protein MTDNASNTPKAKGQGQAMWGGRFSAKPAELMQAINVSIGFDKRLWAQDLAGSRAHARMLMNQGVISSHDGEEILEGLARVEDELLSGTFPFRDEYEDIHMNIEARLRELIGPTAGRLHTARSRNDQVALDFRLWVRDACDRTVGQLEALQKALLAQAEAHADALMPGFTHLQPAQPVTFGHHLMAYVEMFGRDAGRFRDARARMNECPLGAAALAGSPFPIDRQQTATALGFDRPTANSLDSVSSRDFALEALSAASITATHLSRLAEEIVLWTTPMFGFIKLTDAFTTGSSIMPQKKNPDAAELIRAKVGRILGSLTTLTVVMKGLPLAYSKDMQEDKVPTFEAFDALELSLLAMAGMVADLTPNTQNMAKAAGAGFSTATDLADWLVRTLNMPFRDAHHVTGSAVKTAEGLGVDLADLSLEQFQAIEPRITNDVYAVLTPAASAASRMSYGGTAPAQVRAQIARWKELLA from the coding sequence ATGACCGACAACGCCTCCAACACGCCCAAGGCCAAGGGCCAGGGCCAAGCCATGTGGGGCGGTCGGTTTTCGGCCAAGCCGGCGGAACTGATGCAGGCGATCAACGTCTCCATCGGTTTCGACAAGCGCCTGTGGGCGCAGGACCTGGCAGGCTCCCGCGCCCACGCCCGGATGTTGATGAACCAGGGCGTGATTTCAAGCCATGACGGCGAGGAAATCCTGGAGGGTCTCGCCCGCGTCGAGGACGAACTGCTGTCCGGGACCTTCCCGTTCCGCGATGAGTACGAAGACATCCACATGAATATCGAGGCGCGGCTGCGCGAGCTGATCGGCCCGACGGCCGGTCGGCTGCACACCGCGCGTTCGCGCAACGACCAGGTGGCGCTCGACTTCCGTCTCTGGGTACGCGACGCCTGCGACCGCACGGTCGGCCAGCTCGAGGCCCTGCAAAAGGCCCTGCTGGCCCAGGCCGAAGCCCATGCCGATGCGCTGATGCCCGGCTTCACCCACCTGCAACCGGCGCAGCCGGTGACCTTCGGCCATCACCTGATGGCCTATGTCGAGATGTTCGGCCGCGACGCCGGCCGATTCCGCGACGCCCGCGCGCGGATGAACGAATGTCCGCTGGGCGCGGCCGCCCTGGCGGGCTCTCCCTTCCCGATCGACCGACAGCAGACGGCGACCGCATTGGGCTTCGACCGCCCGACCGCAAACTCGCTGGACAGCGTCTCCTCGCGCGACTTCGCGTTGGAAGCCCTGTCGGCCGCCTCGATCACCGCCACGCACCTGTCGCGCCTGGCCGAGGAGATCGTGCTGTGGACGACGCCGATGTTCGGCTTCATCAAGCTGACCGACGCTTTCACGACCGGCAGCTCGATCATGCCGCAGAAGAAGAACCCCGACGCGGCCGAGCTGATCCGCGCCAAGGTCGGCCGCATTCTGGGCTCGCTGACCACGCTGACCGTGGTCATGAAGGGCCTGCCGCTGGCCTATTCCAAGGACATGCAGGAGGACAAGGTCCCGACCTTCGAGGCCTTCGACGCGCTCGAACTCAGCCTGCTGGCCATGGCCGGCATGGTCGCCGACCTGACGCCGAACACCCAGAACATGGCCAAGGCGGCCGGCGCGGGCTTCTCGACCGCCACCGATCTGGCCGATTGGCTGGTGCGGACGCTGAACATGCCTTTCCGTGACGCCCACCACGTGACAGGCTCGGCCGTGAAGACGGCCGAAGGCTTGGGCGTCGATCTGGCGGATCTTTCCCTGGAACAGTTCCAGGCGATCGAGCCCCGGATCACGAACGACGTCTATGCCGTCCTGACTCCGGCCGCCTCGGCGGCCAGCCGCATGAGCTACGGCGGGACGGCCCCCGCACAGGTCCGCGCCCAGATCGCGCGTTGGAAGGAACTGCTCGCATGA
- the ftsE gene encoding cell division ATP-binding protein FtsE → MRIDTEQGDDALPVVRFEGVSMRYGRGPETLRDISFSLDQGSFHFLTGASGAGKSSLLKLIYLAHRASRGRVELFGRDVSLTHASDLPFLRRRIGVVFQEFRLLEHLSVFDNAALPLRILGRKPATYREDVAELLNWVGLGERMHALPATLSGGEKQRLAIARAVVDRPDVLLADEPTGNVDPAMSLRLLRLFVELNRLGTTVLIATHDEDLVVRAARPTLHLEQGRLVPLGGRS, encoded by the coding sequence TTGCGGATCGACACAGAACAGGGCGATGACGCCCTTCCGGTGGTCCGCTTCGAAGGCGTGTCGATGCGCTATGGGCGGGGGCCGGAAACCCTCAGAGATATAAGCTTTTCCCTGGACCAGGGCTCGTTTCACTTCCTGACCGGCGCGTCAGGGGCGGGCAAGAGCTCGCTGCTGAAATTGATCTACCTGGCGCACCGTGCGTCACGGGGTCGCGTGGAGCTCTTCGGGCGCGACGTCAGCCTGACCCACGCCTCGGACCTGCCGTTCCTGCGTCGCCGCATCGGCGTGGTCTTCCAGGAGTTCCGGCTGCTGGAGCACCTTTCGGTGTTTGACAACGCCGCCCTGCCCCTGAGAATCCTCGGCCGCAAGCCGGCGACCTATCGCGAGGATGTGGCCGAACTGTTGAACTGGGTGGGTCTGGGCGAGCGGATGCACGCCCTGCCCGCCACGCTGTCGGGCGGCGAGAAGCAGCGGCTGGCCATCGCCCGCGCCGTTGTCGACCGTCCTGACGTCCTGCTGGCGGACGAACCGACAGGCAATGTCGATCCGGCCATGTCGCTGAGGCTGCTGCGCCTGTTCGTCGAGCTGAACCGACTGGGCACCACGGTTCTGATCGCGACCCACGACGAGGACCTCGTGGTCCGCGCCGCCCGTCCGACCCTGCACCTCGAGCAGGGGCGACTGGTTCCGCTGGGAGGACGCTCATGA
- a CDS encoding ABC transporter permease, translating to MSEFFQVSRWRPGPLLPPRDARDGALVFVVAVLCFLACLTAFAALAANRAAQGWTAQLSGSATVVVRARANETPDSAAARAAEALAGVRGVVEAQALPREKAEALLEPWIGKEALVDDLPTPRLVTLDLDPKAPPTAEVLERALGAAGLDATVDDHSRWIADIERAADLARLTALGVFVLIAAATAAVIAFATRAGLAARREVIEVLHFSGAEARFIAGLFQNRFAAMGALAGLLGGAGAVIIGAAARYFGGGSGLVPVLPLAWVDLLAALPAPVIAALIAGASARMAASRIVGEMP from the coding sequence ATGAGCGAGTTCTTCCAGGTCTCGCGCTGGCGTCCGGGTCCCCTGTTGCCCCCGCGCGACGCGCGCGACGGCGCTCTGGTGTTCGTCGTCGCCGTGCTTTGCTTCCTCGCCTGCCTGACCGCCTTCGCGGCGCTGGCGGCCAACCGCGCGGCGCAAGGCTGGACGGCCCAGCTGAGCGGCTCGGCGACGGTCGTGGTTCGCGCTCGGGCCAACGAAACGCCTGATAGCGCCGCAGCACGCGCGGCCGAGGCCCTGGCCGGGGTACGCGGGGTCGTCGAGGCCCAGGCGCTGCCCCGCGAGAAGGCCGAGGCGCTGCTCGAGCCCTGGATCGGCAAGGAGGCTCTGGTCGACGATCTGCCGACGCCGCGTCTGGTGACCCTGGATCTTGATCCCAAGGCTCCACCGACGGCGGAGGTGCTTGAGCGCGCGCTCGGCGCCGCCGGGCTGGACGCGACAGTGGACGACCACAGTCGCTGGATCGCCGACATCGAGCGCGCCGCAGATCTGGCGCGCCTGACCGCCTTGGGCGTCTTCGTGCTGATCGCCGCGGCGACCGCGGCTGTCATCGCCTTTGCGACCCGGGCCGGGCTTGCCGCCCGTCGCGAGGTGATCGAGGTTCTGCACTTCTCAGGCGCAGAGGCCCGCTTCATCGCCGGACTGTTCCAGAACCGGTTTGCGGCGATGGGCGCCCTGGCGGGCTTGCTGGGGGGCGCGGGGGCGGTCATCATCGGCGCCGCCGCGCGTTACTTCGGCGGAGGGAGCGGCCTGGTTCCGGTCTTGCCGCTGGCATGGGTCGATCTGCTGGCGGCCCTGCCCGCTCCCGTGATCGCGGCCCTGATCGCCG
- a CDS encoding MJ0042-type zinc finger domain-containing protein: MGFVRFAAMILTCPECASRYFVDDSKVGPDGRVVRCASCGHRWTARKDEDAEEPLDLFDEPPSASSDPEPERVEAPEPVAEVEEPPVSALPGEELPKVFRARADAERRLRAATTTGVIWAGMAAAMAVVVVAALIFRIDVVRIMPGSAGAYAAVGLPVNTVGLVIDRDSIKAQPSMQEGHAAVTITGSIRNITEHEVVAPPLRVELLSKEDKRVAGQLAAAADAKIPPGEVRHFSITFLDPPRTAKDLQIAFATEPGAAKAVKTALKKPEAHGGEPEVALRGAQDAPVAHEAAGQEPPGHESGDQTPPSDSHEPAHHE; this comes from the coding sequence GTGGGGTTCGTTCGATTCGCGGCCATGATACTGACCTGCCCGGAGTGCGCCAGCCGCTATTTCGTCGACGACTCCAAGGTCGGGCCGGACGGCCGCGTCGTGCGTTGCGCCTCGTGCGGACACCGTTGGACCGCCCGCAAGGATGAAGACGCCGAAGAGCCGCTAGACCTCTTCGACGAACCGCCCAGCGCCAGCAGCGATCCCGAACCTGAGCGCGTCGAGGCCCCCGAACCGGTCGCCGAAGTGGAAGAGCCGCCGGTCAGCGCCTTGCCGGGCGAGGAACTGCCCAAGGTCTTCAGGGCGCGCGCTGACGCCGAGCGTCGACTCCGCGCGGCCACCACCACTGGCGTGATCTGGGCCGGCATGGCCGCCGCCATGGCGGTGGTTGTCGTGGCCGCCCTGATCTTCCGGATCGATGTGGTGCGGATCATGCCGGGCTCGGCGGGCGCCTATGCGGCGGTTGGCCTGCCGGTGAACACCGTAGGGCTCGTGATCGACCGCGACAGCATCAAGGCCCAGCCGTCTATGCAGGAGGGCCATGCGGCCGTCACGATCACCGGCTCGATCCGCAACATCACCGAGCATGAAGTCGTCGCGCCGCCGCTGCGCGTGGAACTGCTGAGCAAGGAAGACAAGCGCGTGGCCGGCCAACTGGCGGCCGCTGCCGACGCCAAGATCCCGCCGGGCGAGGTGCGGCACTTCTCGATCACCTTCCTGGATCCGCCTCGGACAGCCAAGGACCTTCAGATCGCTTTCGCCACCGAGCCGGGCGCGGCCAAGGCGGTCAAGACCGCCCTGAAGAAGCCCGAAGCGCACGGCGGCGAGCCCGAAGTCGCCCTGCGTGGCGCTCAGGATGCGCCGGTCGCGCACGAAGCGGCTGGACAGGAACCCCCGGGACATGAGAGCGGGGACCAAACACCCCCTTCAGACTCTCACGAACCCGCCCATCATGAATGA
- the lysA gene encoding diaminopimelate decarboxylase — protein MNHFEYGPEGLACEGAPLAKIAAEVGTPVYVYSRATLERHFVVFRDALAAAGVVDPLIAYAVKANSNVAVLKVLGDLGAGADTVSEGEVRRALAAGIPGERIVFSGVGKARREIAFALQAGVAEINVESEPELNLIAEVAAELGVRAKVAFRVNPDVAAGGHAKIATGKSENKFGVSFAEAARLYANASNNANLDPVGVACHIGSQITDLAPMRAAFTKMRGLVEQLLAEGLSVERLDLGGGLGVPYFNHPEPPSPAEFAAMVGEVTKGLPVTLAFEPGRVIAANAGVLVSEVIHVHERPEGRKFLVIDAAMNDLVRPAMYDAFHDIRPVTQRAGETVYDVVGPVCETGDTFTRDRALPPFVAGDLVAFMSAGAYGAAMASEYNTRPLVPEVLVDGDRYAVIRKRPTYEEMLARDLVPDWV, from the coding sequence TTGAACCACTTCGAGTACGGCCCCGAGGGCCTGGCCTGCGAAGGCGCGCCCCTGGCCAAGATCGCGGCCGAGGTCGGCACGCCGGTCTATGTGTACAGCCGCGCGACCCTGGAGCGGCACTTTGTGGTGTTCCGCGACGCGCTGGCGGCCGCCGGCGTCGTCGATCCGCTGATCGCCTACGCGGTGAAGGCCAACTCGAACGTCGCTGTGCTGAAAGTGCTGGGCGACCTGGGCGCCGGCGCCGACACGGTGTCCGAGGGCGAGGTGCGCCGCGCCCTGGCCGCCGGTATTCCGGGCGAGCGGATCGTCTTTTCGGGCGTCGGCAAGGCGCGGCGCGAGATCGCCTTCGCCCTGCAAGCCGGTGTCGCCGAGATCAATGTCGAGTCCGAGCCCGAACTGAACCTGATCGCCGAGGTCGCCGCCGAGCTGGGCGTGCGCGCCAAGGTCGCCTTCCGGGTCAATCCGGACGTCGCGGCCGGCGGCCACGCCAAGATCGCTACGGGCAAGTCCGAGAACAAGTTCGGCGTCTCGTTCGCCGAGGCCGCGCGCCTCTACGCCAACGCCAGCAACAACGCCAACCTCGACCCCGTGGGCGTCGCCTGCCACATCGGCAGCCAGATCACCGATCTGGCGCCCATGCGCGCAGCCTTCACCAAGATGCGGGGCCTGGTCGAGCAACTGCTGGCCGAAGGGCTGTCGGTCGAGCGCCTGGATCTCGGCGGGGGCCTCGGCGTGCCCTATTTCAACCACCCCGAACCGCCCTCGCCCGCCGAGTTCGCCGCCATGGTCGGCGAGGTCACGAAGGGCCTGCCCGTGACCCTGGCCTTCGAGCCCGGCCGGGTGATCGCCGCCAACGCCGGCGTCCTGGTGTCGGAAGTGATCCACGTCCACGAGCGCCCCGAGGGTCGCAAGTTCCTGGTCATCGACGCGGCCATGAACGACCTGGTGCGTCCGGCCATGTATGACGCGTTCCACGACATCCGTCCGGTGACGCAGCGCGCGGGCGAAACGGTCTATGACGTCGTGGGTCCGGTCTGCGAGACGGGCGACACCTTCACCCGCGACCGGGCCCTGCCGCCGTTCGTGGCCGGAGACCTGGTGGCCTTCATGTCGGCGGGCGCCTATGGCGCGGCCATGGCCAGCGAATACAACACCCGTCCGCTGGTGCCCGAGGTGCTGGTCGACGGCGATCGCTACGCGGTGATCCGCAAGCGGCCGACCTATGAGGAGATGCTGGCGCGGGATCTGGTGCCGGACTGGGTGTAG
- a CDS encoding phosphoribosyltransferase, with translation MRAGTKHPLQTLTNPPIMNDLPKPEVLISETEIAERVQKLAEQIAPRIDDDTVVVCLLTGGLWFAADLTRALWKAGRDVRFDALWLASYHDERKSSGRCEVRADLQRPLVGRRALVVDDVFDTGLSLSEAARLVKDAGASEVLTAVFARKPWPKDRGMEPDFVAWEAPARYLVGYGLDDEGKSRGLPYIGAMD, from the coding sequence ATGAGAGCGGGGACCAAACACCCCCTTCAGACTCTCACGAACCCGCCCATCATGAATGACCTTCCCAAGCCCGAAGTCCTGATCTCGGAAACCGAGATCGCCGAGCGGGTTCAAAAACTGGCCGAACAGATCGCGCCCCGCATCGACGACGACACTGTCGTGGTTTGCCTGCTGACCGGCGGCCTGTGGTTCGCCGCCGATCTGACCCGCGCGCTGTGGAAGGCGGGACGCGACGTCCGCTTCGACGCGCTCTGGCTGGCCTCCTACCACGACGAGCGCAAGAGCTCGGGCCGCTGCGAGGTTCGCGCCGACCTGCAGCGCCCGCTGGTCGGCCGTCGCGCTCTGGTGGTCGACGACGTCTTCGACACCGGCCTGTCGCTGTCGGAGGCCGCGCGCCTGGTGAAAGACGCCGGCGCCAGCGAAGTGCTGACCGCCGTCTTCGCCCGCAAGCCCTGGCCCAAGGATCGCGGCATGGAGCCCGACTTCGTCGCCTGGGAAGCGCCGGCCCGCTACCTCGTGGGCTATGGCCTCGACGACGAGGGCAAGAGCCGGGGTCTGCCGTACATCGGCGCGATGGATTGA